The DNA segment TTCGTCATGCTTTTCTGGAAATAGATGGGGCTAAAAAAGACTGAGTGTAGAAATTCCTGGAAAGCTATTAACAGTAAAGGAACTTGTAATaactctgatttttattaaattatacCTATTTATCAGTAGATACAGATCATTAGATTCAAACTTGTTTGTAAATGTTGGGATATAGTCTTTCTATATATTCAGTATAACAAGCATTCACAGACCCGATTCTGATGAGTCCACATCTTAGTACTGTTTGTTCAGCAAAATCATAGTGGAGCAAGGCTGAGTATGAATTCAAGCAGATACAGCTATAACTCTCTGCAGGGACTTTTACGCTGGAATACAGGTAACTTTAATTGAGTTTAGCTTAGCTTAAACTTCAAAGGGACAAAGAAAGCCACTCTTGCTCTAAAAGAGGTTACTCCGGTGAGAAGGGAATCACTTTCCTGTATAGCTTATTTGGAGTTTGCTTTCATTAGGCTATGACTTCCTACTATTGTATCATGGTTCTTTTCTATCAAAGACAATCTATGAGTCTTTCCCTTGAACAAGATaaagaacagagaaatctgTTGGTATGCAAATTTAGGTATGGCCCAAATtgtccatttaaaaacaaatatttttttattccagtagGTTTTCTTTTGACCTGCTGAATTAAGTTTGTGCTTTCCAAGTTTTCAATGCCTGTCAGTAATCCTattacaattattttcctttcatgtagTATTCCAAAGGATTTTTGGCTATACATAGTAAAACTAAAATGCTTCCTTATAAATGCAGTTGTTCAAGTAAAGTATTTTCGGAGATGATGTATTTAAGATGGTTGTGACAAATTTTCACAATTAGAGACTTTGGACATAGGGAATATTCAATGCAACTGACTTTCAGACAAACAAATGTTAAGATAATTTTCATAATAGCTAACTGTACTGTCCATTGTGGAGTATTACGTTTCAGTTTCTCCTTGTATTATGAGAGCTTGCCTGAAACTTTTTGATTCTGCTGGTGTaatccttatttatttattttatatttcagggAAAACCACTTGTTTCAAAGAAACTTCAGTAACCTTGAAATATAAAGCTCATGGCAAAACCTCATGAGAATTTAGGAGTGTTACAGatgctgatgtttttctttctgtctttgaagCTCTGTTACCCTGAAAGAGGAGGACAAACACTTAAAAGACAGTGAAGTTATACATCTTGATATGATGTAGGAAAAAGTATACCTTTATCACATTGGGAAAAgtgctttctttgaaatattgaCAGCTTGAGCCAGGCTGGCTTATATTGTGTCATGAATGGGGAGGAAGAGAGTGTGAGCTACTAATTCTCTAGAAAATCTGCAGAAGCCTCAGGCTGAGACTACTGAGAAAAgtcttttttgtatttgtgatgACTTTGAACTGCTGATTTCAGATAACAACACATTTTATTAGAAGTGGTGCTTGACTTAGGATGGTACTTGATTGTGTCATAACCCCGCTGTTTTATttggggagtggggtggggcAGAATCAGTCAGGGAGACAGAAAGCACACTTTTCTCTCAGAGTTCCTCTGGGATGCAGCTGGCTGTAGCAGTAGCTGTGCGGATTAGGAAGTAATGGGTTTGCACTCCTTCCTGAGCTCTGCATGAATGAGCTGAGTGAGGAACTGCTGACTCTCACTGTAGGCCATTGAATGAACTTTGTTAAGTTGATATTCAGCAGGAGCCCAGAGCCCTGATTGATGAGTAGCTGGCCTCTATAACTATATTAACCAACGTTGTTTGAATGGACTTATCTGATGAAGCAGTTTAGATAGCTAAATATGACAGCGTTGTCCTCCCTATGTACTTGTCTGCCAATGTTTTATATGCAAATCCTATGATCAGTGACTGTCTTTCCACCCCACTGATGATAATGGCAACCTTAATAAGCACTACTGCTATACCCTTAGTAGAGTGCCTCTATTCTGTAATGGTTTGATTAACAAatctaaaagtatttttcagttttcatttatgTAGTGCTCTATTGACTCTCCGTAGTACCAATTTTGTAAGGCTGTCATGTGGTACCATGTCAAACACCCTTCCAGAAACCTTTCATCTGCACCATTACTTCTACCAACCAAAGCTGATGAATCTAGTCAAATGTGATGAGTTTGACAAGATCTGTATTGGGATTTCAGAGAGATGCATCGTTGTGTGATTCTGATTGACTGCTACTAAGTACTACCTCTAGAATTATCTGCCTGCCCTCTCATTTCAAAAGGGTAACTTCTCTCAGATCCTCATTTAGGATGGGGAATAATTGGTTATTGGGGTTGGATGAGTACTCCAACCATGATACTGCTGTGGAGAGAATTTTACAGGAAGTGGGCAAATACTAGTTCTAAGTGTCTGTCCTTGTTGAAAAACTTGCATAATCAGTGAGAGTGTTGTAATAATAAAACTGGAAGCTACACATAGGAAGCCATCTCcttatatatgtgtatatacagtACAGACTCCTTTCAGAAAGAGTTGCCTCACCTCTCAGAGAAGTTCAAatgaattttcactgaaatactaAAATGTTGTGAAGAAACTTAAGCAAAGAAATGCGTGCTTGTCTGATTGGTTTTCTTACATGTTTcttaaacagtgaaaaaaaccctcttctgACATGAGAAGCATAGCTGAAGGGGTGATCTGAAAACCCAGAATTGCCCACACAACGAAGAGCTCTTGAGAAAGAGCAATGGGAATTTGGAGGGTCAGCACTGGCCTTGTCTTGTGTATTTGGGTTGTAAGGTTGTCTTTTGTGAGCCATATTAATGCctgtagtttatttttaaaggaagctgGGAAAAGTTGAGGCCTGTTTGATTCAGGTGCtcttaaaaatttgaaaagagCACAGCCAGTTCTTACAAATCTCACTGGGGAATCTCTGCCATAGGAATGCAACAGCTTGTCCTATTAAACTGTGTTGACTggcattaaatacatttttcagttttgcataaACAAATCTTTAATTCATGTAAAGGAACTTGGGGGGGATATGTAAAACCAAATGCCGTAAGGTTAGATGCAGAGTTTTTGATAAAGAAAGGAATCAAAGGAGATACTTTACTTCtcaagcaggttttttttcttagtggACTGTGCACATGTAAAGCACTCCTTGTACTTTCACATAGCATGTCTTGATTAAACCTGAGAACTTCAGTTtgtagaaaaattattttttagctgTTGGGGGCATAAGCAGAGCAAGCTGTAGATGATTCTGGCTGTTTGTGGTCAGGGagggtttgtgtttgttttatttttctgatgactgcaagaaaaagaagaaagaggctCTATTTCCTCCTGTAActccttaatttcttttcaggtgATGTGtagcagaaaattaaatcttttaacTCCCAGCATGGCTGGCactgaaagctttattttgGAATTTAAAGAAGAGGTTCTTGTCGTGACATGTAGCACTCTCaactttttatgcttttcaatGTTAAGGTTGGTTagtggaagaaagaaggaaataattgaTAAATGTAGCTTAATCAGTGTTATTTATCACTTGGTCTCTTTTGAAAAGATAGATTTCCTGttcatttttcctaaaataattgATAAgttgtctttccttttaaaccatccttttctcccttttcttctgttccctCCGCAAAATCATTTATATGCTGTGCTTTTTGTACTCTGCTGTCCAACCAGGGTCTCGGGGTCATTCCCGTAAACATTGGTTGTAGCTTTTTGTATGACAACTGCCAATATATAGCCCAAATATCTTATTAAATAAAGCATGAAGTTGCAAGTGCTGCTTGGATTGTTTCTGTGAACTCTGACCCAAAATAATTGTCTCAAACTCAGGCTGAACTTCTTGAGTTATCATATGATTAAAAAAGATCATTGAGAAATACTGtagaacactgaaaatattagaAGACTAGTTTGGAACCCTTTGTGGATGCTGGAAACATCTCCGGTGTagaatgtgctttaaaaaagtaaagacaTGAGCATCTAGAGTGTGTTTTAGGAATGTTCCgttatgaaagaaataattttctgaccTAGGTCAAAGCTTTTAGGACAGATTGTTTCCTTatgagcattttaaaacaatggTTATGTTATTAAGACTCTTGGCAAAAAGTCAGAttaaggggagggaggaggataGGCATTTGAGGGAAACGTTCTATGGAATTTAGTCAGAAGCTTGCAAGCCTGTTTTAGaggatatattttaataaaatgggaatttcctattaaaaaatagGGCATAAAATTGTCAAAGACTTACTGGGAGTAGtttcactgcttttttccaaatatgaTCAagttaattctgtttctttgatTAAAATGAGATTCTGGACATGGGAACAAAATTGAGGCCTGGAAGAAGATGAGTAGTCTACTTGATgagctttattcttttttctttaacttaaTATGTGAGTTTAGAGAAATCAATTAaccctttttatcttttttttttttaataacatgcttGGTGATCTGTCCCTTAATCATACACATCAAGACTGGgaaatttttcttaatgggTAGGATGCCCTCAAAGAAACATATCTattcaaacatttaaaagcCAAAATGTTAATGAAGGTATCTTTTCAACCTGTATGTTGCATTTGTTTCTATCTCCAGTCTCTACCTTGCTGTCAGTTCCATCTGCTTCTACTTCATCTTCTAATATTGTGTTTTTATACTACATGCTTATGCACATTATCAAAGTTTTATTCTGGCCTTTGGAAAACTATTTGTGCAAGCTGGATAGCAGGGATTTGATCTAATGTGTTGTGGGGTACTTAAGGAGAAAAATTGCAAGTTAATGTTGGTTTTGAGTCAACATGTGATTCTGAAATGCAGATTGAGTACTATGCGAGTGTCTTTACTTTCGTATAAGGTTAAGATTTTCAAATTGcaagtggtttggtttggttttgtgtttgtttgttttttttaatttagaaaaaagaaagcagtatgCAGTTCATTAAATGCTCCCCATACTTCAAATTATTGAGGTGGCATGGTAGCTATGGAGGCATAATGAGTTTTTGAGGATAAAGAGAGACCACAGGATGGTCTTAGTAGAGAAATGGAGACAGGGTTTGAGATATGTGTGTCTGAAAATGGGCTGTTCCTGAATATTTGACTTAAGTGACTCTTTAAGTGTGGCCAGGAATGAAGAGATGTCAATTCTGTTATCAGAAAGAACAAGCTGAGAGAATGAAACCTGGTTTTTACATCTACTTCTGCCAGCTGTGATCTCTGACAACTTTTCAGACCTTCATCTTTTCTTACAAGGATCAAGGTGATGTGCCCTGTCGGTGTTATGGCTTGGCATGCTGCTGAGAAGACTTCTTGCTGAGCTAAAAGGTGTGTGGGAGTGTTAATATTCTCCTTTACTCACCTTGTACACTTATCCCTATGCGTGAGGACAAAATATGTGGTTGCCTTATCACCTCAAGGCAGACTTTAAGCAGGTGCTACCAGTTCTATGTTTAAGGAATCTTTGAACCCAGTAGCTACTTTTAAAAGGTGAGTGAAAACAGGCCAAGGAGGCACCAGGGTATTGTGCTTTATTTGTGTGGAAGTAGGGGAGGAGTTTTGCTTGATTTGTGCTAGTGCCTAAGGAGGCTGGTGAACTGTGGAGCCCCAAAGGGTACATACAGCTTTGTGATGCTATGCAGGTGGGTACTGGGGCtgtgagaagaaaatcagatcGGTTATATGAGAAATTCAGGAAGGTATGGATATAACACTGGAAGAAACCAGGACAGGTAAAGGTTAAAACCTTCTTTagattaaattttatttctgtacattATACATAAAGGTGTCTTTACCTAAACTGATAGTTATTTTACTGACTGGTAAGTAAGCTGCAAATGTAAACTGACAGTTGTCAAAGTGTGCCGGTTACATAGTGGGAGCGTAGAGGAGAATGCTTTGTGTGGGAACTCAACACAAGAATCGACTTAACTGTTGTATTGTGGAACATTATTCCAGACAAAATTAGAATAATTGCTtcagccttttgctttttttatagtGGATTGGATATAGTACAGGTAGGTATGCTGTAGTGAATAAGTTTGCATGGGTGGAAAGAAACTGGCTTTAGTACTTATGTAATTATTGTGCATTAAAAATACCATAAATCAGCAGGTGCCTAATACTGCAGACACATCTGTGAACATGTCATTCTAAAGCTATTTCAGTAAGAATTGCTTGTCTAGGTTTAAGTTAAAGATTTAAGAATATATGAATCAGGATTAAATGTATAATTGGCTTTTTATTGGGGATACAGTAGGGAAGTGTTTGAGCTGTTGGATACAGATGCTTTGCTACTAAGGAACTAAACTAGCCAGTGCTTTCAGATGTTTTTATGGGTATTTAGTCTCAGTGCTACTAAAAGCAGATTTAGTGAGATATGACAGAACCAAGTGTTCTTTCCAATATTTTCCTCCAAGTTGAAGTTTCTGATGGTCCTTCTTCCTCAGACATTCCTCCCTTGAGAGTTCCTAACTGGGAGTGagcatgtattttcattttcagaatttatCCTACTCTTCATGCTGTTTACAACGACCTGCCCAGGACTCCTCACATGCACCTTTCATACTCTTTGTTATTGGGGTCTTGCTCTTTACTGCTCTAACCTCCCCCACAATCCCAATTTCTTACCCACAGTATTGTTGACTGCTATAGCCTGCTAAGCCTGGCATTTCATTGGTCTTCCTGCTAAAGCTCcagcttctgtttctgtcaGGTATTTAAGAGATAcaggaaaaatcttttatttaagGAAAGCTTTACACCTGATTTGAGCCTGAAAGCACAAAAGATGTGACCCTGGAAACAAGAATGGACATATGGTATGGAGTGATGGGCAGAACGGTTTGAAACTTTTGACACATGCAAGCTCATTCTACCATCAAGTAATTGCAATGCCGTTAATTTTCTGGTCAAGAGGTTTGCATTGCTGCTGGAGGTAGTAGATCTTCCCTTGCTAGTCTGACAAACAAGAAGACTGTTTTACCAGGCTTTGATCTTGCAGAGCATGTAAAGAGGTGCTAGAAGCTCCTCTTTACTTCAGAGGATATAGGGTATACCTATGCCTGTATATACAGCATTTCTGCTCTGGTAGTCCTCTGGGGGGTGTGAGTGGAGCAGCACCATGCAGGGGGGGTTGGGTGGCCTGAGTGTCTTCCTGGTAATGCTCTGCCTGCACTTCTGTGCTGAATTTGATGGAAACGGTGGTAGAGGCATGCATAATGGGGATGAGTGATGAGGCTGCACTTGTAATGTGTTTTGGTGGTGCAGCACAGGGTACAAGGATTACTTTGGATTGCTCCAAGGGTAACTCCAATCGTGTCTTGAGTGTGACCTAGTAACAGGTATATTGCCCATTATTAGCATAATTCCGAAAGGCAGGAATCTTAATTTGTTCCTCCATAATTTCTGTTAGGAATGAATCATTAAGTACATAATTTAGGTACAATTTGTAGGTGAATGTAGTAGAAGCACAGACAAATGTTGCTACAGAAATTAGAGTACTAGATGTAACACAACTGTGAGCTAGGCATTTAGAATtgattttaatgtgaaataaatttatgTGAAGTGTAAGcttcctcattttctgttgGCTTGAGAGAACTTTTTAGGTTTGTCATGCTAACATGATCCTGGAGCTGAGAATTCAAAGAATGTTGGAATAATGCAGAAGATTGATAATCTTCTCTCAAACCTTTTATTGAAAGACTGGTCAATCTGTTAAGTGGCCTTCACAGAGGACACAGAACTCTCTcaaataagtttaaaaatactttctataGTTTGTTGGATATTCTACCCTTCAGGATACCCGTAAGAGGAACAAGGGAAAGGGCAAGAAAACTGAATgcaattcttattttttattctgagaTTTGAGTACGTCTAGATGGCCTCTTTGTATTGAAAATGTTTATCGTTGCTTTCATGTAGGAAGTGAAGCAGTTTTGGAAATGTGCCATTTTGTCTTGTGACTGCTGCTTTGATAGaactaataattatttttaatactgaaaaaaggaaagcgTATCCTGTCTTGTACAGCATTTTGCAATATGGTAGTCTggaaagtatttctttctttctgtgctccAAGATGTGAATTAGCATACTTTTATCCAAAACTGAAGAGACTTAAAATACTAAGTTTCTACACATGCTGATATGATATGTGCTTattaaaacaaagtattttgtttgttcctGGTAAACAGTCCTTATTAATAAGGACTCTCAGAAGACgaaaaataattggaaataattacttgaagttttttgtttaataaatgtGGATTGTAAGAGGAAGTTTATATGGGTTTGTAGAGAACAAAAAAGATTACTGTTCTAGGGAGTTTAATACTGATGCTCAGAGACTGCCTCAAGGATTGCGCAAATTCTGAAACTGTGTaaggaaatttaatttattccttttcagCAGAAAGGTAAAGCTACTAGATTCTGCCTGGATAATTGTTAACAGTACTAGTATATTATGTAGCTGCTTCACCCACTGTAAAACTGTTCCACAATTTAGAACACAAGGCTTGTCTCTGCCGATATTGCCAATTCAGGATATCATAACATGGCAAGACTAACCGCTACAAAAATCTACTAACTTGTAACTGCTTTGTCTGAAAAGATATGACCAACGCCCTGGAATTCATATATCCTGAATGCAGATGAAGAGGACAAGGAAAAAGTTTGActtaatgttttgtttatgaAAAGCGGATTTACTTGAGGTAGTCTAATAGGCTTGGTTGGGCTAGGGTAAAGAAAAGGGTAAGCATAAATTGCATTAATTGGAATTAATTATAGGATtcttacagatttatttttaattttttgcccCCCGAATTTTAATACAatctctcaatttttttctacCAGTACCCCCTTATGTTTGGACTGATCCTTGCATTCTGCTGGTGCTCTTTGGTTTGCTGTAGTCGAATTTATATGGGAATGCATTCAATTTtggtaagaaaataattctacTAAACTTTAATGTTGTTCTGATTTCATAAACTTCCATCACAGTtaagtttttacagtaattatatatagatttttttttttagaatgtcCTGCCATATAAGAACAGAATACATaacatttcttcagagaaattGATAGAGTAGCTAAAAGTGGATGTCAAACTTCTGTTTATGTATACTTTTCTTTCATAAACTTAGTCCACAGTTGTAActtaaaaagatatttaataGCAATTTTAGTGTGGAAATTTATGACTGCACTTAAcagtggcctttcaatacttaaagggggcttataggaaagatggagacagactttttagtagtgcttgtagcaataggacaaggggtaatggttttaaactgaaagagggtagatttagattacgtactaggaagaaattatttactatgagggtggtggggcactggaacaggttgcccagagaagttgtggatgcccaCAGTGTGGAAGATGTGGAAgagtgttcagggccaggttggatgtggcttggagcaacctggtctggtggaaggtgtccctgcccatggcaggggggttggaactacaTGGTCTTTAAGGTTcattccaacccaaaccattctgtgattccatgattctgtgaaattcCTCTTCAACAACAAAAGGTGACAAAAGTTGCACAGATAATTCTGTGCAACTGATTAATCAACAGTAACTGAAATTTAATACTACCTTAAAGTGTAATCTTTTTCTAAttcataaaacacatttttaaaacaataataaatctGAAAGTCAAGTATGAAGCCACAGAAGTTACCTCTTCCTGTCCTTTGATAGCTGAAAGCAGTTCTCCATTTTTCTGGTATTGTTAATTCTGAAGCTAGAGTTGAAAGTGTAAGCTGCTCTAATGCTTAGCTGCAGCTGTTGCTGCCAGCGTGCCTGTGTGTTGGCACCCAAGCACTTAGATCCAGCGTTGAACTGTTCCAGCAAACTAAGTTGGCAGATTTATTTAGCTGGACTATCTTTGTGCTGACCAAGTTGGAATGCTCCGGTCCTGGACAAGGACTGTTGTAACCAGCAAATCGAATCATAGAAGAATCATTGGAcgggttggaagtgacctttaaaggcaatctagtccaacccccctgcaattAGCAGGGACATCTTCTGACcgtgaatgtttccagggatggggcatctaccatccctctgggcaacctgctccagtgtttcaccaccctcataatttaaaaaaaaaaaaaaaaaaagtcttatatCTGGTGTGAATCTaccttcagtttaaaaccattaccccttgtcctattgctacaggccctattAAAAAGTCCGTAGATCTACAGCTTTGTTTGATCATGGATCGTTTCATCATAGCTTCATTCATGATCTGATTATGATGCAGGTGTTGTGTTAATAGGTGATCAAATGCAATTCCTTACCTTAacataaaacagatttaatCTTGTACAGTAAATGGGAAAAGAAGGGGATCCATAAGTAACTTTTAGAAACAGAGCAACTAGGCTTGTTGTCTTGTGAATGTAActctaattattttttgaaatagttATTGCACTGAAACAGTGTCTCTCTCTTCAACAGGATGTTATTGCTGGATTTCTGTATGCTATTCTTATCTTGGTTGTCTTCCATCCAGTTGTGGACCTAATTGATAACTTCAACTTAACTTACAAATATGCACCCTTAATTATCATCAGTCTCCATTTAGCCCTGGGCATCTTCTCTTTTACTCTGGACACCTGGAGCACATCGCGAGGAGACACAGCTCAGATACTGGGCTGCGGTGCTGGAGTAGCCTGTGGCTCTCACGTTAACTACATAATGGGTCTAAAGCTAGATCCTCCTCCCGAGACATTACCTTTATCCCTTTCCTCTCTCAGTGTAACTGTGTTTGGAAAAGCCATATTGCGGTTATTGATTGGAGTAATAGTGCTGCTGTTAACAAAAGTAGCGATGAAAAAAGCCACTATTCCACTGGCATGTAAGATATTTCGCATACCACATGACGATGTACGGAAAGCAAGGCAACGCATGGAAGTCGAGCTTCCCTATCGCTATATTACGTATGGAATGGTTGGGTTCTCCCTCATGTTTATTGTTCCATGCCTCTTCCATTTTATTGGTCTGTCTTGATGCAGTTTTATCACTTCAGGCAGGGAGAACAGAGGTAATTGCTTTTTGAAGAGGTCCACTAGTTTGCTGAGGGAAGGCCAGTGAGCTTGGCTTTAGCAGGCTCTTCACTTTAACAGCAATACATAGCAGGCAAAGCATTTGAAGAACTTTGCACGTCTTTGGGCATGGTATGGGGCCAGAAGTCAAATACCATCCATGAGAAGTGCCAAACTCTATAAATGCTCTGTCTAGACTTACTGTTGTAACAAAGTCTCTGTGTGAGTGTGATGCAAGGAATGTGTCTGGGATGTCTGTTATCCAGTACCTGTATACGCTGACATTTTAACAGGTATGTCTGACAGCTGATCAGAAAGCTCCATTGACGATCTGTTTGCCATTTCATAGTAACTTATTCAAGTTGTTGGACCATAAGACTGctaaatttgctttcttcttctttcctgaaCTCCTGCTTCAAGATGTTTCAGTTAATAGGCATTTCTAACGGACCAAACTTGCAATGAGATtgaatttttctaaataaacaaacagaagccTTTTTCTTTAGCCCCCTCTACAGAGTAAAATGTCTGGATTTGCATTGGTAGATATCACTAGAATATATATGATTCACGTACTGTATTTTATGGTTTAATAACTGTGCCTTTTTGTTGCTAAATGAAGAAATGCCATATATACTGTGAtgtaaaaatgctgaattttatttaaaatcctACATAATTAGGTAGATACTTTTAAATGTTAGCTTATCCATGTTGCTGGCATGGTTCAGGTTAACCAGAATATTTAGTTTAGCCTGATCAAAATTGCATCAATGAAATGACCCAAGAATCGTGTCCTTAAGCTCAAGATGTTGTAAATGGACAATAATCCCTTTTGTAAGTGTTTTTAATGTGTATTGTAAGTTACTGGAAGAGGATATATTTTTCTGGAGATTGTTTATACAGTGGACAGATATTCAAAGTTAATTGtctaaaaatataaacaataaaCCAACCccattttgcaaagaaatggGCTTCACTTATTATTCCAAACTAATCTAGAAGGACCATTGTTTTTAGATACTTGCTTAGAAAATATAATagattctagaaaaaaaaagtatttttatgcaTTAACATTATATTTGAAGGTGATAATCACTTTTACCCAATTTAGATAGCTATAAGACAATATAATgatcaaattaaatttttaatcaTTCTTATAGATTGTTAGCAGTCAAGACAGTACAGTCAATGCGTAAATGGTTTGTGCATATCTAAATTTTACTGAATTATTATGCACTTCTCAGCCTTTCATGATCCTTTTTCCAGTGATGAGTGGAATATGACCCTTCAACTGTAACTTCATGTGCCTCTcttgtgtttccttttgtctATGTTAATGTTTTGCCTAATCTGTTCTTTCCATGTCAGGAACCGTCGTATTGCAGCAAGAGCTGTCTTATTGTCTGATTAGACATGACTTATGTAGTTTTGTattgtatgttttttttcaggaaaaacatAATTTGGTTGGGAAGCGTAGTGATTATATAGAATACAAAGCTTACATTTTTTGTAAACAGTATTTGGAATTGGAAAATTTTTTGTATTGGAGCTTGTATCTCCAAACTGTTAATatataaattaacaaaattaactttGTATTTCTTCAAAGCAGTTGAAGTTATGGTATGCTGCCATTAGATGATGTGTAAAGCTAACTTTTCTGGTGCATTTCTTCAGTGCATTCAGAACGCAGCCCTATGAATGTATTCAGAACTGATAGTGTGTTAACTTCTAGAGCTGAAAAGACCTTACCCAGTAGAAAATGGTTAGCTTGTTTCAGTGCATTTCtggatttgatttttctgtgagTTCCTTGTTAGCAGTTTCATACAATAAGTGCAGTAAAAGGTAAATTGATTTCCATGGGTTTGGCTTTGCACACTTAAGATAGTAATTACATAAATAGTTGGGGGGAATGTACACAAAATGCCTTACGCTTAAAGCCCTGAGCAAGTGGTATAGTTCCAATTACATTAAATTACTCTTGAGGACTGGTGAAATAATAGTATAACTTTCTCTGAAATTTGGGGCATACTCTCCTTAAATATCCTAGCTTTAcagtttataaagaaaaatgtttaaaatctaGCACAGAAGAGACAGGTGagcaaaactaatttttttaaggtaCATGTTTGACTTCTAAAGAACTCCAAGTTTACAGCATGAGAGTGTTCTTATAGCTGTCTTTTCTAGCTGTGCTTGCACTGTTGTactattaaagaaaataatctacTGTGGAAGATCTAGAAtgagtgaaaaaaatcatatgcaGATAGGGCTTTCAACGGGCTAAGGAAAATTGCACTGTAGCTTATTCTACTGTTACtcataaatacatattttatatttttgtacaTTACACTGGGTAACTTGGAAATGTCATGTTCCATGTACCATGTAGTCTAGTACACAGGAAATGTATATCAGAATGTTTATATAGCACCTTTACAACCCTGTCTCTAAGACTGCAACTACTTTACTGAAGTT comes from the Falco cherrug isolate bFalChe1 chromosome 7, bFalChe1.pri, whole genome shotgun sequence genome and includes:
- the SGPP1 gene encoding sphingosine-1-phosphate phosphatase 1, with product MALCRRLARLAAHLQDPRKVAAFQRLCGVEGPSGWADAEQQAGGREPVANGGPPAAEHPAGNGTVPGRAGPSRPWRRRPRRNSLTEEDGSQEFSTRSRFLYYLFSLGTELGNELFYILFFPFCIWNVDAWLGRRLIIIWVWVMYLGQCTKDVIRWPRPASPPAVKLEVFYNSEYSMPSTHAMSGTAIPLALLLLSYGRWQYPLMFGLILAFCWCSLVCCSRIYMGMHSILDVIAGFLYAILILVVFHPVVDLIDNFNLTYKYAPLIIISLHLALGIFSFTLDTWSTSRGDTAQILGCGAGVACGSHVNYIMGLKLDPPPETLPLSLSSLSVTVFGKAILRLLIGVIVLLLTKVAMKKATIPLACKIFRIPHDDVRKARQRMEVELPYRYITYGMVGFSLMFIVPCLFHFIGLS